CATCTCCAGGATCAGGCTCTTCGTCGTGGCAAGGTCGGGGTCCCCTGCCATGACATAAGGGATAAGCACGGTTTCGTTCTTTTTCTTCAGACGGCTGAAGGTATTTCTTATTCTGGACATTTTCCGCTCGGGTGCATATCGCTTTTGAATTTTACCTTTGCCATTACAATTCCACGCCCTTTATCTTTGCCACCTGCATCACGTCCTTGTCGCCGCGGCCGGACAGGTTCACGATGACCACCCGGTCCCTGCCGAGCGTCGGGGCCAGCTTCAGGGCGTAGGCAACCGCATGGGAGCTCTCGAGCGCGGGGATGATGCCCTCCAGCCGGGCAAGCAGGTCAAAGGCCTCCATGGCCTCGTCGTCGATGGCATAGGTGTACTCGATGCGTCCCGTTTCGTGGTAGTAGGCGTGCTCCGGACCGACCGCCGCATAGTCGAGCCCCGCCGAAACGGAGTGGGTCATCTCGATCTGGCCCTCGTCGTCCTGGAGCACGAACGTCTTGGTCCCCTGCAGCACGCCGAGCGACCCGCCGGCGAACCGGGCCGCGTGCTTTCCGCGCTCGATGCCGAGGCCGCCCGCCTCGATGCCGTACATCCTGATCGACGGGTCGCCCAGGAACTCATGGAACAGGCCCATGGCGTTCGATCCCCCGCCCACGCAGGCGATCAGCGCGTCCGGCATCCTGCCTTCGAGCTTCTGGATCTGCTTCTTCGCCTCTCGGCCGATCACGGACTGGAAGTCGCGCACCATCATCGGGAAGGGATGGGGCCCGAATACCGTGCCGAGGACGTAATGCGTGTCCCCCACGTTCGTGATCCAGTCGCGCATGGCCTCGTTGATGGCGTCCTTGAGCGTCTTGCTGCCGATGTCAACGGGCCGCACCACGGTGCCGAGCAGCTTCATCCGGAACACGTTCAGCGACTGGCGGGCCACGTCGTCGGTGCCCATGTACACCTCGCAGTCGAGGCCGAACATGGCAGCGGCCGTGGCCGTGGCAACGCCGTGCTGGCCCGCCCCGGTCTCGGCGACCACCCGCTTCTTGCCCATGCGTTTTGCGAGCAGCACCTGCGCCAGCGAATTGTTGATCTTGTGCGCCCCGGTATGGCAGAGGTCCTCGCGCTTGAGGTAGATCTTCGCGCCGCCCAGGTGCTCGGTCAGCCGCTTGGCAAAATAGAGCGGCGTGGGCCGGCCGATGAACTCCCGGAAATAGTAGTCCAGCTCGGCCTGGAACTCCCGGTCCTTCTTCGCCGCGAGGTATGCCGCCTCGAGCTCGGCCAGCGCCGGCATGAGCGTCTCGGGCGCGAACTTGCCTCCGTAGATCCCGAAGTGCCCCTTCTTGTCGGGAAGCATCATGCCCTGGCCGCCTTCCGGACTTCTGAGATGAATTTCTTGACCTGCCGGTGGTCCTTGATCCCCTTGTCCTGCTCCACGCCTCCCGCCACGTCCACGGCATAGGGCTGGACGAGCTTTACTGCCTCGGCCACGTTGTCCGGGGTCAGGCCTCCCGCCAGGATGACCCTGCCGAAGGTCTTGGCCACCACGGCGAGGTGCCAGTCAAAGGTCGTCCCCGTGCCGCCCCGCAGGCCGTCCCGGTAGCTGTCGAGCAGCAGTGCGCTCACGTGGTAATGCACGATCTGTTTCAGGCTTTCCTTGTCTTTCACCTGGAATGCCTTGATCGCGCGCGCCGCGAAGCGTCCGCAGAATTCCGGCCGTTCGTCCCCGTGGAACTGGAGGACCTTGATGCCCGTCGTGAACAGGACGTCGCGGATCCTGTCTTCCCGCTCGTTGACGAACACGGCGACGGGGACCACGAAGGGCGGGAGCTGGCCGATGATCTCCGCGGCCTTTGCCGGCTCAATATACCGGGGGCTCTTCTTGTAGAAGTTGAACCCCAGCGCGTCCACTCCTGCTTCGGCAGCCGCGAGCGCATCTTCGAAATTGGTGATACCGCAGATCTTGATCTTGATCATGATTATCCTCTGGAGTTCACAGGCCAAAATCCAAACGTCCTATCAAACCGGGCGATCATCAGGCGATGTGCACTTTCCTGGAAACGATAAGCCGCGCCATCCGGCCCTCTTCTAATCCCTTCCCAGCAGTTCCTTTACTTTCTTCGAGATGTCCTTTTCCCGCATCAGGCTCTCGCCCACGAGGATCGCGTCCACGCCTGCCTGCCGGAGCGCCACAACGTCCTCGCGCGTTTTGATCCCGCTTTCGCTCACCGCCGTCCGGTCCTCGGGGATGTCCCTCAGGAGATCGAGCGTCGTCTGCAAGCTCACCGTGAAGGTCATGAGGTCGCGGTTGTTGATGCCGACCAGCGAGGCGCCCGCCAGCAGCGACTTGTCCAGTTCCCGGTAGGTGTGGGATTCGACCAGGGCGTCGAGCCCGATCTCGTTCGCGCTGCCG
The Nitrospirota bacterium genome window above contains:
- the trpB gene encoding tryptophan synthase subunit beta, with translation MMLPDKKGHFGIYGGKFAPETLMPALAELEAAYLAAKKDREFQAELDYYFREFIGRPTPLYFAKRLTEHLGGAKIYLKREDLCHTGAHKINNSLAQVLLAKRMGKKRVVAETGAGQHGVATATAAAMFGLDCEVYMGTDDVARQSLNVFRMKLLGTVVRPVDIGSKTLKDAINEAMRDWITNVGDTHYVLGTVFGPHPFPMMVRDFQSVIGREAKKQIQKLEGRMPDALIACVGGGSNAMGLFHEFLGDPSIRMYGIEAGGLGIERGKHAARFAGGSLGVLQGTKTFVLQDDEGQIEMTHSVSAGLDYAAVGPEHAYYHETGRIEYTYAIDDEAMEAFDLLARLEGIIPALESSHAVAYALKLAPTLGRDRVVIVNLSGRGDKDVMQVAKIKGVEL
- a CDS encoding phosphoribosylanthranilate isomerase — its product is MIKIKICGITNFEDALAAAEAGVDALGFNFYKKSPRYIEPAKAAEIIGQLPPFVVPVAVFVNEREDRIRDVLFTTGIKVLQFHGDERPEFCGRFAARAIKAFQVKDKESLKQIVHYHVSALLLDSYRDGLRGGTGTTFDWHLAVVAKTFGRVILAGGLTPDNVAEAVKLVQPYAVDVAGGVEQDKGIKDHRQVKKFISEVRKAARA